CACCAAAACCCCAAAACTCAAATTCCATGTAAGTTCCATGTCacaaaatgttattatttttcaataaagcAAATCCTCCTGTCATAGGCCATTATGCCAGATGTGGCCTGGAAGGTGTGGGTTTCCTAATCCTCATCTAAATAATTTAACTTTGTATTACTTTTATACTGCTAATCGGTAGTAGAGAAGTTACATAAAATAATCATGTTTTTCCACTAGTAACTACAATgtagttaaatgctttcctagTTAAACAAAATATAGTTGCTCAGTTTTAAAAACTGTCTCTCTGAGGGACAGACACTATTAAAAAACCATTtatctaataaaaataacttgatggtaaaatgattatataatttagatttttaatttattaatttgttcatttattttgcatttgtgtatgcatgagtTCCTTGGTGCACACATGAGGTGGGAGGAAAACTTCCAGGAGTGTCTCCTTTGACCATGCGGGtcccagggatcacactcaggtcatcaggcttggcggcgaccacctctactcactgagccttCTTACTGGCCCATCCCCATTCTATTTTAAAACTGTGCTGGAtaatggtggttcatgcctgaaATTCCAACAACAAAGTAGTCTACTATACAAGTTCAGCTTATTTCAGTTAAATTTTACTTTGGTaatgtttcatttataagagCAAAACATACGGGTTCAATTACAAATACCTGATAGTTAAAGTTTATAAAATCATACAAATTGTTCTTCTTTACAAAAAATttactggggagatggagaaagcATTTCCAACTAAGAATCTGACGTGATTTGTGGTTCTGAGAAGGAATCATCTGTCCTCTGCCGTTTAAGAGATGGCTCTTCGGGATTCTCtgtaacaaattcagaaaaccCATTTTAGAGGATTTTTTAACAGTTGAATAcgacttttttaaaagaagatattcttaagatttttttcattcagtcacCTTAAAGAACACTGCTGTAGATTTATCATTTTAACAAGCCTATTAGACTAAACCACATACCATGCTAAAACTTGAAGAAACATTCTCGACTAAGTGGCAAGGTATCACAAAATGACTGGGACTAGTTTAATTCCCCACTTCcaaaccttacacacacacacacacacacacacacacacacacacacacacacgagttatgTTAAAGGCATGATACGCCCCACTCCAGTCTCAAGAACTTGCTCACCTACACTGAGGGCCTGGGTCTTGTAGAGTGTAGCAGCAGGAATCTGGAAGGTGATGCACAGCATTTCCTTGTTAGGGGCCACGTTTCTCACGAGGTGAACTGAACTACTTGCCTCCAAGGGAACTCCTAACACATCTCCAGCTCGCTGACAGACATCCTGAGCAGGATTGGCGTCTTTGGAGAAACAGTAACAGTGCACTGTGGGAAGCCGCTCACTGCTGCTCGGCTGCCCGTCTAGGAGTGACCTGAAAACACCAAGAAACTCTATGGCCTTTGCTGGCAAGTTCATGACAATGTGGACAGAGGGTTTGGCTTCAGTTGGCAGTCCTAGCCGGCGCATTAACTCTTCTCTGACCGGTCCTTGGAGGAAGTCTTTTCCATCCATGTTGAAGACTTTCACTTTCTGGTCAACTTTATTCAGTTTACAATTGTGCAACAGCCATTTATGGGACTCCGGATTGAGATCATTGGCAAATACTGTGCAGTTTTTCCTTGCTGCTGGTATGGCAAAAGGCCCAACCCCAGCAAAAACATCAAACAAGACGTCTCCAGGGCGGAGAAGTTCAGTGATCCGGCCGTGTTCTGTAGAGAGACGAGGATTCCAATAGACTTTGGAGAAATCAAACTCATATGTGTAATTATTTTCTCGAACCTGAAAAGGAAGGGTATCATGTTTTTAGTTAATCTCATTGGATTTAAAGTCTGCCCACTGAAACTGGATAGgttgcatatgtacacatgagacatacatgtacatgttaCTGTCATAGGAGCAAATAACTTCACTTAAAAACATTCTGGTTACACTCCTGGTGTTTATACCATTTCTGGAGCCAATTAATATCTTGCATTCACCTTTTTCATGTGAAAAGTCAGCTCTCCAAAGCCAAATGGCTGTTCCCATCCTAAAGGGGTCATAAAGTTGATTCCAGTTCACATAGGAATGCTGTGGAAAGGCCGACTAACTGGCTTATGTTCCCAGATGAAGAAGGAAAACAACACGAATCATCTGAAGCCTTCTTCTTCTAGAGCACTTCCACACAGCAAGCAAGTGGCCCTCCACAGCACTCAGGCTGCGAAGGGACATGTTAGAATTTGAGGTATCTATGTTTGTGGtagtattttaattgtgctgaaatgtaattttatttgtatgttaataaataaagtttccctggagatcagaggttatagcaagccataaacagaagtcaggtggtggtagcccacgcccttaatcctgatcacatggcagacagagtctctgtgtgttcaaggacacggCCAAGTgtagtgatacatgcctttaatcccagtaccaaccatagagacctggaggtctgtatagacaggcagtgacgaagaagtcatgtggctgggcttagagccaatgagaaggcagaacaggaaagcagtaaAAGCAcagtttagacaggaagaagctctctctggggaagctactgaatggtggtaagctaaggctagtagtggctattgctctgatctcttcggctatttcccctgtatttggttctgtgtttcttatttaataagactgattAGAAATTCCTTTTACATATGTTTTTAGACAACAATTactaaaattttatgaatttcaTATCTATAAATTAGACATTTTAAGCTCCTCATTTTATGAACAAAGAATCAAAGACCAGAAAGTCCCTAACTTAGACAAATATGCTAtatctttcttctgtttcctgggGCCCTAATTTCATATTGGTATATTACCTTCCCCCTTGGACCAAACCAAACACTTCTGGCCAGAGCTGGAGGCATTTCAGTGTCTGCCCCCTGAGAGTGCCCAGGAATAACCTGGCAGGTGGATGTTTCAAGAACTACTTTTCATACACTGTTCCACAGCCTGCTCTATCCCTTAACTGTCCAGGGGCATATTGTGAATGTGCTGTCTTGATTCCAAGCATCAGTCTTTCTGTTCACTTTGGGTTGGTATTATAGTGCAGTACCTTGGTTAGCATTTTCTCCTCTCCAGACAGCACCTCCATTTGGAAATTTCGGTATGTATTATCAATATTGCTGGTTTTATTTACTGCCGAGGTGAGTCCTGGGTTTTTGTCAATCATAACTTGGCCTAAAAAGTGAAAATTCATTATAAATACTGCTTGTTGtttgtgaaattaaaattaaaaatacttaacagaaatgaacaacattttcttttggtttacaAATAAAAGCTGTACTTGGTGTGTGTAATTCTACCTacaattctaaaaaaaatcaaagagataAGTTAGTGACTTACAGCCTATATAGAATTTATGGGtaccttaaaaaaattttttttgaggacTTGTGGTCTATCGTTTTCCACATTTTTGTTAAACACagtcaaataaaagcaaatatgaaACTGGCAAAGGATGGAATGAGAGGCTGTGAAGACCCTGAACAACAAATGGTCACTGAAATGCCAGTAAAGACATGCTTGTTCCTGTTGGCCTCACACCAAAGGTTTCTTTTACTGTGTGTTAGAAACAAATGGCCCCAGTTTGGAAATGTATTTCAGCTAGCAATGTTTACAACCAAGGAGACTCGGGTTCTTCAGAGTCTGACCGacattaaaaatgttcttttagtCGAATATGTATCATAGCAGAGAAGctacaaagacaaaaatatacatCAAAAATGACTTACTGTTGCTCTTTAATTAAGTCTGTATCTTTTTGgcaacattaaaattttataaagatcTATATGCTCTCATTTCATAAGGAAAGAACTTCATCTGTGAGTTAGTAAAATGTACTGAATATAAATTAGCTGAAATGCAATGAGAATTTCAGAATTcagaatacaataaaaataatgaatcaatGGCCCACTTAACATGTTCTGCTTCAAATATCTgaactcaattaaaaattttttttttgagaatttctacaatgagtttaaggctattaactccaactcctcctggatccatcccctcccccctccctacccacccaattttgtgtcttttttcccCACCCATCAAGTACGGTTTGTGTGGCCCACATATTCAGAGCTATATTGCCTTCCACCAACTTTCAAGatataaaagttaaattaaatgaaattttaaaacattaaaagcaaTTCTACAACTCCATAGCAAAAACTTAGAGCTTTGCACTTATTTGGTAAGCCCACAGAGCTGTATTGCCAGTcagaagtgttttatttttaaccctTGAGCActgtataaaaaattaaaaaacaagcatGACCAAAGGACGTTTTGAGTTAGGGTAGGTAGGCACTGAATGAAAGCCCACATCTGACATTGCATTAATCCCCACTCTCAGGGCCACTACTGTGCAGGATCAGTGTCTTTGTTGATaaaaacagagaagcagaggggttggggatttagctcagtggtagagcgcttgcctagcaagcacaaggccctgggctcggtcctcggctctgaaaaaaaaaaaagccagagaagcGCAATGGCATTATCAAATCCCAGCCATGCAGAAGAACACTGACTACTGCATCTTAAAACTGTGAGTAATTCCCACAAGTTTTGAAAATTATTGTATTAGAAAGAGCAGTAATCCACAGAATGCACGGACACCgagtatttatataaaatgattttgaCTAGTCTTCCATCTAAAGAGTAAAGGCCTTGGGTCTCCGTGGAGCTACAGCAGTGGGGGGTTCGTTACAGTTTCTAAACAGCTAGGAACACTTAAAATGTCTTAAAGTACTTAACATAAAGAAGAGGCGTAATGAGCTAAATCAATAAGTGAACAGCATTGTATATCTGACTCTAACTAAAACACCACCATTTTTGAAACCTAGTACTGAACATTGTCCCAGAAGTCTAATGGCTTTTTGGACTGAAAGAATTATGTTCAATACAGAGcacagcttttgtgtgtgtgtgtgtgtgtgtgtgtgtgtgtgtcgggagACCCAAAGTCTATGCCAATCCTGTAACTAGAGAGAAGATATTCCAAAAGGCTCTTCAAAAACAGGGATGGTGCTTACGGTTTGGCTTCAGATTAAAACTAAACTACCCTGCTTCTCTAAGTtagcattttaaagtaaaaattgaaGCACTAACGTTAGAAtcagtcattctttttttctagaacatGAATCTGACTATAATACACCTACCAATTAAATGCTTGAACGGCAGCTGATGGTCTCGGAGATTCAGGTGTGCAATGTGCCCAACCCTGCTGAAACCTGAGGTCACGTCTTGACCTTCCGGAAGCACGGCTCTCAAAATTTCTTCTGACTTAAAGTTTTCATAAGTTAGTTCCAAATTGTATTCGGATAACTGTGGACTGACATCGAGTTCTTCTAAAGCACCGAGTTCTGCTTTCTCAAAGGACTCAACAGAAAGCATTTTGAAGGGATCCAACATAATGAATCTACTGTCCTCATCTTCGGGATCTTCAACGACACGCTTTATGCCCGGGCGCTGCAGGGCTACTCTCTTGAGGGCACGCATCAATCTGTTGACGACCTCTTTCCTCACTTTGAGCACTGGGACGGACACTGTCTTTTTAAAAGCTGTCCTATCCAGTTCTGTCATTCCTCGAACACCAGAGGGTGGTGAAAATAACTCAGGATCTCTCATACTTGCTTCTGTTTCTGGCATGGTTGAGAATCTTTGTCTCTGACCCAACCAAAAAACACTAGGTGCTGTCCTAAGCCTTGGTACCAGTGTCCTTGTGATTGCGGACAAAGATACAGATTCACTGGGGCGACACCATTCTACTTGCAGAAGTCTTCTTGAGAATCCCAATGGCTTCCATAAGATTCTAGGAAAAAGATTCAAAAACACCATCAAACTACATAGGAGTCCATTCACAGCGGCTTGAGAATGAAAATAAGATTCTTTTAAATCACCTGCTGAGTGCTGACTGAAAGTCTGAAAGGCATGGGGGACAGTCTCTCTTGTAGGACAGTACAATTTTTGTCGCTGGTTAAACAATAAATTTGCGTCTTCAGTCTGCTTGCCCTTCTAACAGAAGGATTACCAGTCCAGCCACCTCCCCGTATTCAATGACAATTTTCTacagaacacacagagaattgGAAGTGTGAAATCTGAGTTAAGGGGGAATCTCTAAATGAAATGGTTTAGATAGGATGCCACCAATGGCCATATTTCCTAGGATATTCTTACAGGCTTTTGTATCAGAAGCTTTATTATGAACTTTGTAAGCTAAGGAGTAAGTTAATCACCCAAAGTTGTGTGGCTGGTAAGTGGTTCAGCAAGGCCTAGAAGGTAGCTCGTCTAGCATGCATGACGCCTTGGGGGTCTATCTCCAGCATCACTTATATCAGCCACGGTGGcgactgtaatctcagcaatagGGAGACAGGAGGGTTAAAAGTTCAGGACCTGCCTGGGATGCATTTGAGACCAATCTCAGAAGACAAAAACCTTGGCTAAGAATGACCTTaagggctggagatatagctcagtcgGAAGAGTGCTTGgcctggcatgcacacacaaatccaTGCGCTTTCAGCACTGCATAATGGGTACGGCGGTGCAGGCCTCTGAGTCCAACACCCCACTCAGAAGAGCaggcaaggcaggagaatcagaaattcatcctccaggccagcctggacaaacgagatcctctcccctcccacgtGGCCTTAGTATATTGCTAGGATGCCATTCATACTGTACTGCCATGGGCCTTGCCTGAAGTGCCTTGGCTTCCGTATTCTGGTGGACGAGGCTTGACTGTGTGTCTGAAGCACAGTATTAGCtattcatttcatcttttaaaacaccAAGTGGTAAAGGGTCCTGTCACAGGCCACTAGACTACAAAGCAATGAAGTTGAGAGTTATACTAGTATTTAATGAACTATACGGAAACTCAGTAATTCTAGGtgtccatttattatttgtaaaacGTGGATTAAAATCCATGAAAAGATTTTCGTGGTCCTGGGGATCTAATCCTGGGCAATACTCATGCTAGGCAATCGTTCAAACCACCGAGCTTAACATCCCAACCCTCACCGGCTGCAGCCGCCGGACCGTCAGATCTTTCTCCTCACCCGGGACACTTGCAACCCCTTCACCGGGCGCCCCTCCCGAAGTCCCGGAGGGCGGACCAAGACCAGAACCCTCACCTCATGCTCTGGTGCAGATCGGAAATGGGTCTCCTGCGGGTGGGCGTGGCCTCGGCGACGTCATCATTGTTGGCCGCCGAGGGCGCGTCGAGTCAGC
Above is a genomic segment from Peromyscus leucopus breed LL Stock chromosome 14, UCI_PerLeu_2.1, whole genome shotgun sequence containing:
- the Trmt5 gene encoding tRNA (guanine(37)-N1)-methyltransferase isoform X1, encoding MRILWKPLGFSRRLLQVEWCRPSESVSLSAITRTLVPRLRTAPSVFWLGQRQRFSTMPETEASMRDPELFSPPSGVRGMTELDRTAFKKTVSVPVLKVRKEVVNRLMRALKRVALQRPGIKRVVEDPEDEDSRFIMLDPFKMLSVESFEKAELGALEELDVSPQLSEYNLELTYENFKSEEILRAVLPEGQDVTSGFSRVGHIAHLNLRDHQLPFKHLIGQVMIDKNPGLTSAVNKTSNIDNTYRNFQMEVLSGEEKMLTKVRENNYTYEFDFSKVYWNPRLSTEHGRITELLRPGDVLFDVFAGVGPFAIPAARKNCTVFANDLNPESHKWLLHNCKLNKVDQKVKVFNMDGKDFLQGPVREELMRRLGLPTEAKPSVHIVMNLPAKAIEFLGVFRSLLDGQPSSSERLPTVHCYCFSKDANPAQDVCQRAGDVLGVPLEASSSVHLVRNVAPNKEMLCITFQIPAATLYKTQALSVENPEEPSLKRQRTDDSFSEPQITSDS
- the Trmt5 gene encoding tRNA (guanine(37)-N1)-methyltransferase isoform X2, coding for MPETEASMRDPELFSPPSGVRGMTELDRTAFKKTVSVPVLKVRKEVVNRLMRALKRVALQRPGIKRVVEDPEDEDSRFIMLDPFKMLSVESFEKAELGALEELDVSPQLSEYNLELTYENFKSEEILRAVLPEGQDVTSGFSRVGHIAHLNLRDHQLPFKHLIGQVMIDKNPGLTSAVNKTSNIDNTYRNFQMEVLSGEEKMLTKVRENNYTYEFDFSKVYWNPRLSTEHGRITELLRPGDVLFDVFAGVGPFAIPAARKNCTVFANDLNPESHKWLLHNCKLNKVDQKVKVFNMDGKDFLQGPVREELMRRLGLPTEAKPSVHIVMNLPAKAIEFLGVFRSLLDGQPSSSERLPTVHCYCFSKDANPAQDVCQRAGDVLGVPLEASSSVHLVRNVAPNKEMLCITFQIPAATLYKTQALSVENPEEPSLKRQRTDDSFSEPQITSDS